In Litorimonas taeanensis, one DNA window encodes the following:
- the ruvA gene encoding Holliday junction branch migration protein RuvA, translating to MVSGVCLMAGTGEAIVDCGGVGYLLQCGSRTLANMAEGEPIRLHVETHVREQSITLYGFHSEEERAWFVRLQSVQGVGPKAALAILDILSPGEVLSAASLEDKTAFARASGVGPKLATRIATELSGKAPPVGRGFQPAFTAPSSDITSEASRNEGLSDMRLRNDAVSALVNLGIGQSEALKAVAQAYQTFADDPDLDLLIKTALKELSK from the coding sequence ATGGTCTCAGGGGTCTGCCTTATGGCAGGGACGGGCGAAGCCATCGTGGATTGCGGCGGCGTTGGATATTTACTGCAATGCGGGTCACGCACTTTGGCGAATATGGCCGAAGGCGAGCCTATACGCCTTCATGTAGAAACACATGTGCGCGAGCAATCAATCACTTTATATGGTTTTCATTCAGAGGAAGAGCGCGCCTGGTTTGTGCGTTTGCAATCAGTGCAAGGCGTTGGCCCGAAGGCTGCGCTGGCTATTTTGGATATTCTCTCGCCCGGAGAGGTTTTATCGGCGGCCTCTCTTGAAGATAAAACCGCTTTTGCGCGAGCGTCAGGTGTTGGGCCAAAATTGGCCACGCGTATCGCGACAGAGCTTTCTGGTAAAGCTCCGCCCGTGGGACGCGGGTTTCAGCCTGCCTTTACGGCGCCGAGCAGCGATATCACGTCAGAGGCCAGCCGCAATGAAGGCTTATCCGATATGCGTCTGCGTAATGATGCGGTCAGCGCTTTGGTCAATTTGGGCATTGGGCAGAGCGAAGCCCTGAAAGCCGTCGCGCAAGCCTATCAAACATTTGCCGACGACCCTGATTTAGATTTATTGATTAAGACCGCGCTTAAGGAACTGAGTAAGTGA
- a CDS encoding YbgC/FadM family acyl-CoA thioesterase has product MSDKTPTMGWFEGREHHYPLRVFYEDTDFTGIVYYANYLRFFERARSSYFRLVGFNHADLWDAEDPLAFAIRKIELDYKKPARVDDHLTLVTTYDKMKGARLWVSQSCYRGDELLVTAVSEAACITPDGRPKRAPKFMIEKLSPYLKE; this is encoded by the coding sequence ATGAGCGATAAGACACCGACAATGGGATGGTTTGAGGGGCGGGAACATCATTACCCGCTTCGTGTGTTTTATGAAGACACGGATTTCACGGGCATTGTTTACTACGCCAATTATTTACGGTTCTTTGAACGGGCGCGGAGCAGTTATTTCCGCCTCGTCGGGTTTAACCATGCTGATTTATGGGACGCCGAAGACCCGCTCGCTTTTGCCATTCGCAAAATAGAGCTCGATTATAAAAAACCTGCGCGTGTTGATGACCACCTAACATTGGTTACGACCTATGATAAAATGAAAGGCGCGCGCCTTTGGGTGAGTCAATCCTGTTATCGCGGAGACGAACTCTTGGTGACGGCAGTGTCCGAAGCCGCCTGTATCACGCCAGACGGCCGCCCCAAACGGGCGCCTAAATTTATGATAGAAAAACTATCCCCTTATCTTAAAGAGTAA
- the ruvB gene encoding Holliday junction branch migration DNA helicase RuvB: MSEERIISAEGQVGDGRDRALRPLSFSDFVGQKSAIANLQVYVEAARRREEPLDHLLLSGPPGLGKTTLSQIVARELGVNFRATSGPVISKAGDLAALLTNLEPRDVLFIDEIHRLNPVVEEVLYPAMEDFELDLIIGDGPAARSIKIDLAPFTLIGATTRAGLLATPLRDRFGIPVRLEFYDTDDLTSIVSRAARKLGLEMTPEGAREIAGRARGTPRVAGRLLRRVRDLAEHEGHAIIDAPAADQALRRLGVDDIGLDKQDMRYLHALTEMFGGGPVGADTLAAALSEARDALEDVIEPYLIQQGFLQRTPRGRVATPRAFAHLGLNAPAQPLAPTLFEGGEDER, from the coding sequence GTGAGTGAAGAGCGCATCATAAGCGCCGAAGGCCAAGTGGGTGATGGGCGTGACCGTGCCCTGCGACCTTTATCCTTTAGCGATTTTGTCGGGCAGAAATCTGCCATTGCGAATTTGCAGGTCTATGTCGAAGCGGCACGTCGGCGTGAGGAACCCCTCGATCATCTTTTGCTCTCTGGCCCGCCGGGTTTGGGTAAAACCACGCTATCGCAAATTGTAGCAAGGGAACTTGGCGTGAACTTTCGTGCGACCTCTGGCCCTGTAATTTCAAAGGCTGGGGATTTGGCGGCGCTGCTGACGAATTTAGAGCCGCGGGATGTGTTATTTATTGACGAAATTCATCGCTTAAACCCCGTCGTCGAAGAAGTCCTTTATCCTGCGATGGAGGATTTTGAACTGGATTTGATAATTGGCGATGGCCCCGCCGCGCGGAGCATAAAAATTGATCTTGCGCCTTTTACCTTAATCGGGGCGACGACGCGGGCAGGATTATTGGCGACGCCACTTCGCGATCGTTTTGGTATTCCCGTTCGGCTTGAATTTTACGACACGGATGATTTGACGTCTATTGTGTCCCGCGCAGCGCGAAAGCTCGGCCTAGAGATGACGCCCGAAGGGGCCCGCGAGATTGCGGGACGCGCCAGAGGAACGCCGCGCGTTGCGGGGCGCCTCTTAAGGCGTGTACGTGATTTGGCCGAACATGAAGGCCACGCTATAATCGATGCGCCTGCCGCTGACCAAGCCCTGCGCCGTTTGGGCGTGGATGATATTGGGTTGGATAAGCAAGATATGCGCTATCTCCATGCACTGACGGAAATGTTTGGCGGCGGCCCAGTAGGCGCGGATACATTGGCGGCCGCCTTGTCAGAGGCAAGAGATGCCCTTGAAGATGTGATTGAGCCCTACCTTATTCAGCAAGGGTTTTTACAGCGCACGCCCAGAGGCCGCGTCGCCACGCCAAGGGCCTTTGCGCATTTGGGCCTCAACGCGCCCGCCCAACCCCTCGCGCCGACATTGTTTGAAGGGGGTGAAGATGAGCGATAA
- a CDS encoding DUF3088 family protein, whose protein sequence is MHDTLFLLPPGFLDNNRREYCPECAEVWGLLSYFPAIKESLSIDYQPIEKPRADLVALLGDKNQNCPTLVLHEDSPSFDNCGIMHKSGQRFINNARDIGKYYAARFGTPYPRG, encoded by the coding sequence ATGCACGACACTCTCTTTCTCTTGCCACCAGGATTTTTGGATAATAACCGCCGCGAATATTGCCCTGAATGTGCGGAAGTTTGGGGATTGCTGAGTTACTTCCCCGCTATCAAAGAAAGCCTGTCTATCGACTATCAACCCATTGAGAAACCACGCGCTGATCTTGTGGCTTTGTTGGGCGATAAAAACCAGAACTGTCCGACCTTGGTTTTACACGAAGACAGTCCGAGCTTTGATAACTGCGGCATTATGCATAAGAGCGGACAGCGCTTTATCAATAATGCCCGTGATATTGGCAAATATTACGCTGCTCGCTTTGGGACGCCTTATCCCAGAGGTTAG
- a CDS encoding type 1 glutamine amidotransferase domain-containing protein produces MTELNKSKVLFLATNGFQEDELFSPREALMEAGATVELASLELDEISAGESDSRKIKPDMLVKDVSAKDYNALVIPGGLANPDTLRVNNEVKSLVREFAEDGKIIASICHGPWVLISSDLVKGREMTSYPTIKDDLVNAGANYVDKEVAVDNGIITSRSPNDLKAFNAKIIEEIKEGRHDRHISHKAA; encoded by the coding sequence ATGACTGAGTTAAATAAATCAAAAGTCCTGTTTCTTGCGACCAATGGATTTCAAGAGGATGAACTCTTTTCACCTAGAGAAGCGCTTATGGAGGCCGGAGCAACGGTAGAGCTTGCTTCCCTAGAGCTTGATGAGATTTCAGCTGGTGAAAGCGATAGCCGCAAAATCAAGCCAGATATGTTGGTAAAAGATGTGAGCGCCAAAGATTATAATGCGCTTGTCATTCCGGGCGGTCTTGCCAACCCAGATACGCTACGTGTGAATAATGAAGTGAAATCTCTGGTTCGAGAATTCGCCGAAGACGGTAAAATTATTGCCTCAATTTGTCATGGCCCTTGGGTGCTTATCAGTTCAGACCTTGTGAAAGGCCGTGAAATGACGAGCTATCCAACGATCAAAGATGACTTAGTCAATGCAGGTGCAAATTACGTCGATAAAGAAGTCGCGGTCGATAATGGTATTATTACCAGCCGTTCGCCAAATGATTTGAAGGCCTTTAACGCCAAAATCATTGAGGAAATCAAAGAGGGTCGCCATGACCGTCATATTTCTCATAAAGCCGCATAA
- the ruvC gene encoding crossover junction endodeoxyribonuclease RuvC, with amino-acid sequence MQTRRILGLDPSLVACGWGVIDVTGNKMQHVAHGVIKPPTKEPLASRLTYLFNDIVDVIITHSPIEAGVEEAFMKDNAMSALKLGQARAACILAASTHGLIIGEYAARLVKKSVVGTGAADKAQVAHMMNILLPGAKVKVGDAADALAIAVTHANMRRPLR; translated from the coding sequence ATGCAAACGCGCCGAATATTAGGATTAGATCCGTCTCTTGTGGCTTGTGGTTGGGGCGTGATTGATGTGACGGGCAATAAGATGCAGCATGTCGCGCATGGCGTGATAAAGCCGCCCACGAAAGAGCCTCTCGCGAGTCGGCTGACCTATCTTTTTAACGACATTGTTGATGTAATTATAACACATTCACCAATAGAGGCCGGCGTAGAGGAAGCCTTTATGAAAGATAACGCCATGAGCGCTCTAAAGCTCGGCCAAGCTCGGGCCGCCTGTATTTTGGCGGCCAGTACGCATGGCTTGATTATAGGTGAATATGCGGCGCGTCTTGTGAAAAAATCCGTCGTCGGGACAGGGGCCGCGGATAAGGCCCAAGTCGCGCATATGATGAATATCCTTTTGCCGGGTGCAAAAGTAAAGGTGGGCGATGCCGCCGATGCCCTCGCTATTGCCGTTACGCATGCAAATATGCGCCGGCCATTACGTTAG